A region from the Melanotaenia boesemani isolate fMelBoe1 chromosome 11, fMelBoe1.pri, whole genome shotgun sequence genome encodes:
- the LOC121648325 gene encoding gastrula zinc finger protein XlCGF8.2DB-like, giving the protein MRIHTGERPFSCDECGRRFRHKMSLNVHKRIHTGDKPVQCDVCGKIFSHKKHLSVHMKIHTGDKPFCCDECGQRFSQKTSLTQHMRIHTGDKPFSCDECGQNFGRKTNLNQHMKIHTGDKPFSCDECGQRFSRKTYLTRHMRIHTGDKPFCCDECGQRFSRKTSLTQHMRIHTGDKPFCCDECGRRFSQKTHLNQHMRIHTGDKPFSCDECGQRFSQKTHLTRHMRIHTGDKPFCCDECGQRFSQKTSLTQHMRIHTGDKPFSCDECGRRFSQKTTLTQHMRIHTGDKPFSCDECGHRFRQKTNLTQHMRIHTGDKPFSCDECGHVFSHKTTLTQHMRIHTGDKPFSCDECGHRFSQKTHLNRHMRIHK; this is encoded by the coding sequence agttcaatgtgatgtttgtggtaaaatCTTTAGTCATAAAAAACATCTCAGTGTACACAtgaaaatccacacaggagacaaaccattctgctgtgatgaatgtggacaaagatttagtcaaaagacaagcctaacccaacacatgagaatccacacaggagacaaaccgttcagctgtgatgaatgtggacaaaatttTGGTCGaaagacaaacttaaaccaacacatgaaaatccacacaggagacaaaccattcagctgtgatgaatgtggacaaagatttagtcgaaAGACATACTTAAcccgacacatgagaatccacaccgGAGACAAACCGTtctgctgtgatgaatgtggacaaagatttagtcgaaAGACAAGCCTAacccaacacatgagaatccacaccgGAGACAAACCGTtctgctgtgatgaatgtggacgtAGATTCAGTCAAAAGAcacacttaaaccaacacatgagaatccacacaggagacaaaccattcagctgtgatgaatgtggacaaagatttagtcaaaagacacatttaacccgacacatgagaatccacaccgGAGACAAACCGTtctgctgtgatgaatgtggacaaagatttagtcaaaagacaagcctaacccaacacatgagaatccacacaggagacaaaccgttcagctgtgatgaatgtggacgtagatttagtcaaaagacaaccttaacccaacacatgagaatccacacaggagacaaaccgttcagctgtgatgaatgtggacatagatttaggCAAAAGACAAACTTAACCCAACATATGAGAATCCACActggagacaaaccattcagctgtgatgaatgtggacatgtATTTAGTCACAAGACAACCTTAacccaacacatgagaatccacacaggagacaaaccgttcagctgtgatgaatgtggacacagatttagtcaaaagacacacttaaaccgacacatgagaatccacaaaTAA